One window from the genome of Synechococcus sp. PROS-7-1 encodes:
- a CDS encoding carbohydrate ABC transporter permease — protein sequence MKSRTLPILILVLWSSAPLLWQLYTSFSTDQALVTPLAQLADRWTLEHYRSVISSNPPFFLYLLNSFFVGALSTLFTLLIALPAAYSLSKLSTAKSNIIRIILVGCALFPYVLLFLALLEIARSLSLGNNLFALALPYTALSQPLAILLLGSAFSSIPSELDDAARVEGLSLWNRFRWIYIPLLAPAIASTAILIFLFSWNEYPIALTWISDQSKLTLPVAMARIAGSSVHSVPYGAYAAATVLGAIPLIVLVIVFQKPIVSGLTSGAVKG from the coding sequence ATGAAATCAAGGACATTACCGATTCTCATTCTTGTTTTATGGTCATCGGCACCACTGCTTTGGCAGCTATACACTTCGTTTTCAACTGATCAAGCTTTGGTCACACCATTGGCTCAACTAGCAGATCGATGGACGCTGGAGCACTACCGAAGTGTCATCTCATCAAATCCCCCCTTTTTTCTATACTTATTGAATAGTTTTTTTGTTGGAGCACTCTCAACACTTTTCACGTTATTGATAGCCCTTCCTGCGGCATATTCGTTAAGTAAATTATCGACTGCAAAGTCAAATATAATTCGAATTATCCTTGTTGGTTGTGCATTATTTCCATATGTTCTATTATTCTTAGCCTTGCTCGAAATTGCCAGGTCTCTATCACTCGGAAACAATCTATTTGCATTGGCTCTGCCTTATACAGCCTTGTCTCAACCACTTGCTATTTTATTGTTAGGAAGTGCGTTTTCATCAATCCCATCTGAATTGGATGACGCAGCTCGGGTTGAGGGACTATCGTTATGGAATCGATTTCGCTGGATCTACATACCGTTATTGGCCCCAGCAATAGCCAGCACTGCAATCTTAATATTCCTGTTCTCATGGAATGAATACCCAATTGCTTTAACATGGATCAGTGATCAATCGAAACTAACGTTGCCTGTAGCAATGGCACGTATTGCCGGTTCATCCGTTCATTCAGTACCGTATGGTGCATATGCTGCTGCTACTGTTTTGGGTGCTATTCCACTCATAGTCCTAGTGATAGTTTTTCAAAAGCCAATTGTTTCTGGTCTCACCAGTGGAGCCGTTAAAGGATGA
- the rpmB gene encoding 50S ribosomal protein L28 — translation MSRVCQLTGTKANNGMAVSHSHIRTKKLQQANLQQRRLWWAEGKRWVNLRITTRALKTIQKKGLGAYAKSLGINLARL, via the coding sequence ATGTCCAGGGTGTGTCAGCTCACAGGTACGAAAGCAAATAACGGAATGGCTGTCAGCCATTCCCATATTCGTACTAAAAAGCTGCAACAAGCGAATCTTCAGCAGCGTCGCCTTTGGTGGGCAGAAGGCAAGCGCTGGGTCAATCTACGGATCACAACCCGTGCTCTCAAAACGATTCAGAAGAAAGGATTGGGTGCTTATGCAAAATCCCTTGGCATCAACCTGGCTCGTCTTTGA
- a CDS encoding ABC transporter ATP-binding protein yields MTLELNSVGRQINTNWIVRDLTFSVEQDECLVLVGPSGCGKSSTLRLIAGLDECQHGRIKIENRDVTLSKPSERAVGMVFQSYALLPHLTIYENLELGLRIRGVRLEQRSRRIQHILDVVQLADRANHQPAALSGGQRQRVALARALLRDAKVYLLDEPMSNLDAQLREQIRPELRRLILNQEKPTVYVTHDQSEALAMANKIAILNQGLIQQLDTPINLYQNPCSLFVAQFLGRPQINCLKPRKNQILAIRPEHLKISDSGLPCRLIAREWLGNTQLLYLESAEGELRMVVDPSFICPERVFVQWDQSKVFYFDVATGLRTS; encoded by the coding sequence ATGACACTCGAACTTAATTCCGTAGGACGACAAATCAATACGAACTGGATTGTTCGTGATTTAACCTTCTCAGTAGAACAGGACGAATGCCTTGTTCTTGTGGGGCCAAGTGGTTGTGGAAAGAGCTCGACTCTTCGATTAATAGCAGGTTTAGATGAGTGTCAACATGGCAGAATTAAGATTGAAAATCGTGATGTCACTTTATCCAAGCCATCTGAACGAGCAGTGGGTATGGTGTTTCAGAGTTATGCCCTTCTTCCGCATTTAACAATCTACGAAAACCTTGAACTAGGTCTGCGTATTCGCGGTGTGCGCTTGGAACAAAGAAGTAGAAGGATACAGCATATTCTTGATGTTGTGCAGTTAGCCGATCGTGCCAACCATCAACCTGCAGCCTTATCTGGTGGCCAAAGGCAAAGGGTGGCTTTAGCTCGTGCATTACTTAGAGACGCAAAGGTCTATTTACTTGATGAGCCAATGAGTAATTTAGATGCTCAATTAAGAGAGCAGATCAGACCTGAGCTGCGGAGGCTCATTTTAAATCAGGAAAAACCAACCGTCTATGTCACGCACGATCAAAGTGAGGCGCTGGCTATGGCGAATAAGATTGCGATCCTCAATCAAGGGCTCATTCAACAGCTGGATACGCCGATTAATTTATACCAAAATCCGTGTTCACTTTTTGTCGCTCAGTTTTTGGGTCGTCCTCAGATCAATTGTTTAAAGCCACGCAAGAATCAGATTCTGGCCATTCGTCCAGAGCATCTCAAAATTAGCGATTCAGGCCTACCTTGTCGTCTGATTGCGCGCGAATGGCTCGGTAACACTCAGCTTCTCTATCTTGAATCAGCAGAAGGAGAGTTAAGAATGGTCGTAGATCCATCATTCATTTGTCCTGAACGTGTCTTCGTGCAATGGGATCAATCGAAAGTTTTTTATTTTGATGTCGCCACAGGCTTACGCACAAGCTAA
- a CDS encoding peroxiredoxin, with the protein MKRRQLLQNGFVAAVALSLFPKKGQALGGPSPEIGTPAPNFELSGTNLQSPDKSRWSLIDWKGRWLVLYFYPRDFTSGCTIEAHGFQDSLEQFKLNNCDVAAISADSVEDHESFCSSEELDFTLLSDHDGIVSRSYGSWMAPYSLRHTFLIDPTGVVQARWTGVRPVGHAQEVLDTLRGLQSTQST; encoded by the coding sequence GTGAAACGGCGGCAACTGCTTCAAAATGGATTCGTGGCTGCCGTTGCACTCAGCTTGTTTCCCAAGAAAGGTCAGGCTCTGGGAGGTCCTTCGCCTGAAATTGGTACACCAGCACCAAACTTTGAACTGTCTGGCACAAACCTACAGAGTCCAGACAAATCGCGTTGGTCTTTAATTGACTGGAAAGGTCGATGGCTGGTTCTATATTTTTATCCCAGAGACTTCACATCAGGTTGCACGATTGAAGCACACGGATTTCAAGATTCCCTGGAGCAATTTAAGCTTAACAACTGCGATGTAGCTGCTATCAGCGCCGACTCAGTTGAAGATCATGAATCATTCTGTAGTAGTGAAGAGTTAGATTTCACGTTACTTTCTGATCATGATGGCATTGTGAGCCGAAGCTACGGGTCTTGGATGGCACCTTACTCACTGCGGCACACATTTTTGATTGATCCTACGGGTGTCGTACAAGCGCGCTGGACAGGAGTCAGGCCTGTAGGACACGCCCAGGAAGTTTTGGATACACTGAGAGGGTTGCAATCCACACAAAGTACATAA
- a CDS encoding NAD-binding protein — protein sequence MNNSLVLICGIGTLAQTCIERLLETEAKIKCINENEPKWLSQSLKDIFGSSLVLGDMREPSILVQAEIANARSILFLSSNPTNNLEAALQARVLNPEAAIVVRSTKQQGDINHLIESKIPNLVIIDPHLLTAGATAQSLASGENDLYFQMEGQSYRFISTNSDLFDYSSRHQRELCLQPNLYSNQKRIILSESSLTSYRFKRSRKKKEFKAIISRIRKKLNEFKDSLFNRLKNLQLYDYLVIILLSLLLIGTLTFSFDKVNLQTGVFVTVALLKGEFVDPVNVLIEESDQSVMQFPLFVLLITLIYAIIGTILTSLFVALILDQILSRRLGLRRRDRPRRGVDSVLLVDGMELNQLVARLLQSQGIGVLHVDTQAETGLTMARAIKLVRKGKLIGAALLCKDLISNLRIALELQTINPQLNLSIVTKHLSSSQSMSSLLGGISLISTTDIAADAIIATAFGETVEQVIRFQGRNLLVVKYSIEQSDTLHGLSVSRLEEGYGITVIGRRTSSQSGLKIFPARFTIIEPGDELFIVADLAGVQRIDSKTIVSPRWSITFSIHNQLFHAYEIQQCFARLLNKAPGEFLSLLDGQSHTIDSIDYAIAMQLKESLRKYAIRAEVTPMEHAQHP from the coding sequence ATGAACAACTCGCTGGTGCTGATCTGTGGCATTGGCACACTGGCTCAGACCTGTATTGAGCGCTTATTAGAGACGGAAGCCAAGATTAAATGTATCAATGAGAATGAGCCAAAATGGCTATCACAATCGCTGAAAGATATATTCGGCTCTTCCTTGGTGCTCGGCGACATGAGAGAACCATCGATACTTGTTCAGGCAGAAATCGCTAACGCTAGAAGCATTTTATTTTTGAGTTCTAATCCTACAAATAATCTTGAAGCAGCACTACAAGCGCGGGTTCTAAATCCTGAGGCAGCGATTGTTGTTCGCTCGACAAAGCAACAAGGTGATATCAACCATTTAATTGAAAGCAAAATTCCTAATTTAGTCATCATCGATCCTCATTTGCTGACAGCAGGAGCAACAGCACAATCTCTTGCGAGCGGAGAGAATGATCTTTATTTCCAAATGGAAGGGCAAAGTTATCGATTCATATCAACAAATTCAGACCTATTCGACTACTCTTCACGTCATCAACGCGAATTGTGCCTGCAACCAAATCTCTACTCTAATCAAAAGCGCATCATCCTTTCTGAATCATCATTAACATCTTATCGATTTAAGCGCTCACGCAAGAAGAAGGAGTTCAAAGCAATTATCAGTCGAATACGCAAGAAATTGAACGAGTTCAAGGATAGTCTCTTCAATCGACTCAAGAACCTGCAACTCTATGACTATCTTGTAATAATATTGCTCTCCTTGCTTTTAATTGGCACGCTTACTTTTAGCTTTGATAAGGTAAACTTACAAACCGGGGTTTTTGTAACTGTTGCGCTTTTAAAAGGTGAGTTTGTCGATCCCGTCAATGTACTCATCGAAGAAAGCGATCAGTCCGTAATGCAATTTCCATTATTTGTTTTACTTATTACACTTATTTATGCCATTATTGGCACTATATTAACGTCGCTTTTTGTGGCACTAATACTCGATCAAATATTGAGTCGTCGCTTGGGATTACGTCGACGTGATCGTCCCAGACGCGGTGTTGACTCTGTCCTCCTTGTTGATGGGATGGAGCTCAATCAGCTTGTTGCTAGGTTGTTGCAATCACAGGGCATCGGTGTTCTTCATGTTGATACACAGGCAGAAACTGGTTTGACAATGGCGAGAGCCATCAAGCTTGTCAGAAAAGGCAAACTCATTGGAGCTGCACTGCTCTGTAAAGATCTAATCAGCAATCTACGCATAGCATTAGAACTGCAAACAATTAATCCCCAGCTAAATTTATCCATTGTTACCAAGCATTTGTCTTCATCTCAATCGATGAGTAGTCTACTAGGTGGTATCTCATTGATATCAACAACAGATATTGCAGCTGATGCAATTATTGCTACAGCATTTGGCGAGACCGTCGAACAGGTGATTCGATTTCAGGGCCGCAACTTACTAGTTGTTAAATACTCTATTGAACAATCTGATACTCTTCATGGATTGTCGGTATCCCGACTTGAGGAGGGTTACGGAATCACCGTGATTGGACGTCGCACCTCAAGTCAATCGGGCTTGAAAATTTTCCCTGCACGCTTCACGATCATTGAACCTGGAGATGAGTTGTTCATTGTTGCTGATCTTGCTGGAGTTCAAAGAATTGATAGCAAAACGATTGTGTCTCCACGCTGGTCCATTACCTTTTCGATCCACAATCAGCTTTTTCATGCCTATGAAATACAACAATGTTTTGCACGTTTACTCAATAAAGCACCAGGTGAGTTCCTCTCTTTGCTAGATGGTCAATCACACACCATTGATAGCATTGATTATGCAATCGCCATGCAATTAAAGGAATCCCTCAGAAAATATGCCATTCGAGCGGAAGTGACGCCTATGGAACACGCTCAACATCCTTAA
- a CDS encoding carbohydrate ABC transporter permease — translation MLMLISVFGLPLMRYAWLSFHADSVLTGLQPIANGGANWIRLMNDQRYWQDLIQTMRFAIASVGIELVLGVVVALLLNQPMRKRGVIRSISLIPWALPTTVMALGWRWIFNTPYGPFDQITSTLTGVSLNILGNPSIAWIGLVYADVWKTTPFVALIVLAGLQSIPGDLYEACTLEGGSSWTCFRRITLPLLKPYLGLAAMFRLAQAFGVFDLVQVMTGGGPASSTESIALYAYWNALRFLDFGYSATIMIASFILLSTIVGFSWWLILLLNQQRAMTVTE, via the coding sequence ATGCTGATGCTCATCAGTGTGTTTGGTTTGCCATTGATGCGCTATGCATGGTTGAGTTTTCATGCTGATTCCGTTCTAACAGGCTTACAACCGATAGCCAACGGCGGGGCAAATTGGATTCGTTTAATGAACGATCAACGATATTGGCAGGATTTGATTCAAACCATGCGGTTTGCGATTGCATCAGTCGGAATAGAGCTTGTACTAGGAGTCGTCGTAGCTTTGCTACTCAACCAACCAATGAGGAAGAGAGGTGTGATTCGCTCTATATCATTAATTCCTTGGGCCTTACCCACAACTGTGATGGCCCTCGGCTGGCGTTGGATCTTCAATACGCCCTATGGACCATTTGATCAAATCACATCCACGTTGACAGGCGTGTCTCTAAACATTCTTGGTAATCCATCCATCGCTTGGATTGGATTAGTTTATGCGGACGTCTGGAAGACAACGCCATTTGTAGCCCTGATTGTGCTCGCTGGGTTACAAAGTATTCCTGGTGATCTTTATGAAGCCTGTACTCTTGAAGGCGGATCGTCTTGGACTTGTTTCCGCAGAATCACATTGCCACTTTTGAAACCCTACTTAGGGTTAGCGGCGATGTTTAGGCTTGCTCAGGCATTTGGAGTTTTTGACCTCGTTCAAGTGATGACTGGCGGAGGTCCTGCAAGTAGCACTGAGAGTATTGCTTTGTATGCCTACTGGAATGCTCTTCGATTTCTAGATTTTGGCTATAGCGCAACAATCATGATCGCTAGCTTTATCCTATTAAGTACAATCGTTGGATTCAGTTGGTGGTTAATCCTTTTATTGAACCAACAACGCGCAATGACGGTGACAGAATGA
- a CDS encoding ABC transporter substrate-binding protein, whose translation MLISWRKKLSLCISVALAICTLLIFIPSIIARDIESISILMPAPFADSTVKLVEEFNAKYANSIHLDVIRGPLETEAISDLAISSLLLGDTPFDAILMDITWLPKYARAGWLEALDKGFDQSEIQDLTNGAQLGNIYDGSLYRWPLVADMGLLFWRTDLMDKPPSTPSELVAISQELQRKNKATWGYVWQGRQYEGLSCVYLEMIDGFGGQWFNPNGEEFGLDQQPGINAAQWLTNLINNGISPRAVTNYAESEALQSFKSGDSALMRNWPYAWAELQKEDSQVRGHVGISTMVSIPGVSPASTMGSWGLSLLKGSKHKEAAIKAFKYLTSNEAQTKLFTEYGYTPTRKSVYQNEELLKEYPYIAKLYEALTVAKMRPETPIYAQLSDVLQRSLSASLTDEINAETSMINAQIASEQIMSAAGGGSQ comes from the coding sequence ATGCTAATAAGTTGGCGCAAAAAGTTATCATTGTGCATATCAGTCGCTCTCGCAATATGCACACTCTTAATCTTTATACCCAGCATCATTGCACGTGACATTGAGTCCATATCAATATTAATGCCTGCACCATTCGCGGACTCAACGGTCAAGCTGGTGGAGGAGTTCAATGCAAAATATGCAAACTCAATCCATCTCGATGTTATACGTGGTCCGCTCGAAACTGAGGCAATATCCGACTTAGCAATTAGCAGTTTGTTATTGGGGGATACACCTTTTGACGCCATTCTAATGGATATTACATGGTTACCAAAATATGCTCGAGCTGGGTGGCTTGAAGCATTGGATAAAGGCTTTGATCAATCTGAAATTCAAGATTTAACAAATGGTGCTCAATTAGGAAATATCTATGATGGAAGCCTGTACCGATGGCCATTGGTGGCAGACATGGGACTGCTATTTTGGCGAACTGATTTAATGGACAAACCACCATCAACACCTTCAGAATTGGTTGCCATTAGTCAAGAACTTCAGCGCAAAAACAAAGCTACATGGGGATATGTATGGCAGGGTCGACAATACGAAGGCTTAAGTTGCGTCTATTTGGAAATGATCGATGGATTTGGAGGGCAGTGGTTTAATCCCAATGGAGAAGAATTTGGCCTGGATCAACAACCCGGTATCAATGCAGCTCAATGGCTTACAAATTTAATCAACAACGGAATTAGCCCTAGAGCTGTCACTAATTATGCAGAGTCCGAAGCACTACAAAGTTTCAAATCAGGTGACAGTGCATTGATGCGCAATTGGCCCTATGCATGGGCAGAATTGCAAAAAGAGGACAGTCAAGTGCGTGGACATGTGGGAATTTCCACGATGGTGTCGATACCAGGTGTTTCACCTGCTTCGACAATGGGCAGTTGGGGATTGAGCCTTCTCAAGGGATCAAAACATAAAGAGGCAGCAATTAAAGCATTTAAGTATCTAACATCGAATGAAGCGCAGACAAAGCTTTTTACTGAGTACGGTTACACACCCACCCGAAAATCCGTTTATCAAAACGAAGAACTCTTGAAAGAATACCCATACATAGCCAAGCTCTATGAAGCATTAACGGTTGCAAAAATGCGCCCTGAAACTCCGATTTATGCGCAGTTGAGTGACGTACTACAACGTAGTTTGAGTGCATCATTGACAGACGAGATTAATGCGGAGACAAGCATGATCAATGCCCAGATTGCTTCTGAACAAATCATGAGTGCAGCAGGTGGAGGTAGTCAATGA
- the ggpS gene encoding glucosylglycerol-phosphate synthase, translating to MTISGGNSNFIILYHRTPFDESVDEQGNRTWRDQKSPNGIIPTLRNLFRSQENGTWIAWRQVDDASGEEDERIAMSNPSTFILRRIPLEQSQVSSFYHVTSKESVWPILHTFPTYFDVNNANWAIFEEVNRRFADAACSEAAKGATVWIHDYNLWLVSGFIREKRPDLKIAFFHHTPFPGNDVFAILPWRKQIIESLLACDVVGFHIPRYTENFARAASCLLGVKKGPKTDVAPKFLKFGSALTEPSETPWLEYKSRKVKLVSSPVGTSPDVIHSLSTRDDVSELKRQIDADTKKGRKLILSASRVDYTKGNEELLLAFERLLEKRLDLHGKVVLMLACVAAASGMKIYEETQRLIEETAGRINGRFSSIDWVPIRFSTNRIPYEEMVAWFSMSDICWITPLRDGLNLVAKEYVAARKGRDGVLVLSEFTGASVVLDGAILTNPYSHKQMDQAIESALALPQDEQIERISKMASAVEEFTVEDWANEQLQSLETMI from the coding sequence ATGACGATAAGCGGAGGTAACAGTAACTTCATTATCTTGTATCATCGCACTCCGTTTGATGAATCTGTCGATGAACAGGGCAATCGAACCTGGAGGGATCAAAAAAGCCCAAACGGGATAATCCCCACGTTAAGAAACTTATTTCGCAGCCAAGAAAATGGTACGTGGATAGCATGGCGTCAAGTAGATGATGCAAGCGGCGAGGAAGACGAAAGGATTGCAATGAGCAATCCTTCAACTTTTATTCTCAGACGCATTCCCCTCGAACAAAGTCAAGTATCTAGCTTTTACCACGTAACATCAAAAGAATCGGTTTGGCCAATACTTCATACGTTTCCTACTTATTTTGATGTTAACAATGCTAATTGGGCAATTTTTGAAGAAGTCAACCGAAGGTTTGCTGATGCAGCCTGCTCTGAAGCAGCCAAAGGGGCCACAGTGTGGATACACGATTACAATTTATGGCTTGTATCAGGTTTTATTCGAGAGAAACGTCCTGACTTAAAGATTGCATTCTTCCATCACACACCATTCCCAGGAAATGATGTCTTTGCAATTCTGCCTTGGAGAAAACAAATTATTGAAAGCCTACTTGCGTGTGATGTCGTAGGATTTCACATACCCAGGTACACAGAGAATTTCGCACGAGCTGCGAGTTGTCTACTCGGAGTCAAAAAAGGTCCAAAAACAGATGTCGCACCAAAGTTTCTCAAATTTGGCTCAGCATTAACTGAACCGTCAGAGACACCATGGCTTGAATACAAGAGTCGAAAAGTAAAACTAGTTTCTTCACCTGTAGGGACATCACCGGATGTTATTCATTCCTTGTCAACAAGGGACGATGTTTCTGAATTAAAAAGACAGATCGATGCAGACACGAAAAAGGGGCGAAAACTGATTTTGTCTGCAAGTCGTGTGGACTATACAAAAGGAAACGAAGAGCTTCTCTTAGCATTCGAACGCTTGCTAGAGAAGCGTCTAGATCTGCACGGGAAAGTTGTTTTGATGTTGGCTTGTGTAGCCGCAGCATCGGGAATGAAAATCTATGAGGAGACACAGCGACTCATTGAGGAAACGGCTGGACGAATCAACGGACGATTCAGTTCCATCGATTGGGTTCCGATTCGCTTTTCAACCAACCGAATCCCCTACGAGGAAATGGTTGCATGGTTCTCAATGTCAGATATTTGCTGGATTACACCCTTAAGAGATGGGCTGAATCTAGTCGCTAAAGAATATGTAGCGGCACGAAAAGGAAGAGATGGAGTACTTGTGTTGTCCGAATTCACCGGTGCATCCGTCGTGCTTGATGGCGCTATCCTTACGAACCCTTACTCGCACAAACAGATGGATCAAGCCATCGAATCAGCATTAGCATTACCTCAAGATGAGCAAATAGAAAGAATCAGCAAAATGGCCTCAGCTGTGGAAGAATTTACAGTTGAAGATTGGGCCAATGAACAATTGCAATCCCTAGAAACCATGATTTAA
- the htpG gene encoding molecular chaperone HtpG has protein sequence MAVLEENGQIQIHTENIFPIIKKAVYSGHEVFLRELVSNGVDAISKRRMAAMAGDCQEGDEGTIQIRVDRTDKTLTISDNGIGMTADEVKRYINQVAFSSAEDFLEKYKQDSDAIIGHFGLGFYSSFMVAERVEIKTLSARPDSAPVCWSCDGSPNYSLTEGERNHPGTDIVLHLMEDELEYLEPSRIKTLINTYCDFMAVPVQLEGETINKMNAPWRRSARELEDQDYIDLYRYLYPFQGDPLLWVHLNTDYPYSLQGILFFPKQTGRADWEKGEIKLYCNQVFVSDSIKEVVPRYLLPLRGVLDSPDIPLNVSRSALQTDRRVRSIGQFVSKKVADKLRDLKKDNPDYYAEVWDSVAPFVKIGAMEDEKFAEQVSELILFQTTADKDTAANLMTGSERTYTTISAYRERQTGDDQKRVLYCTDEIAQAGALSLWKGQGAEVIFAETVLDSQFIPWLESKETELTFQRVDSELDSSLQDDQPELSDQEGETKSETLRTLIKKALNNDKVTVQVQSLKGGSEAPAALILLPEQMRRMNDIGALMEQRLPGLPDYHILLVNRQHPLVESLLSLESGSVVIADGASSPSHKLAVDLAQHLYDLARLAVGGLEPTELGGFQARATMLMSNLLEQRT, from the coding sequence ATGGCAGTATTAGAAGAAAACGGACAGATTCAGATCCACACCGAAAATATATTTCCAATTATTAAAAAGGCAGTTTATTCGGGCCATGAAGTCTTCCTAAGAGAATTGGTCAGCAATGGTGTTGATGCAATTAGCAAAAGACGCATGGCAGCCATGGCTGGAGACTGCCAGGAAGGAGACGAAGGAACCATTCAAATCAGGGTAGATCGAACAGACAAGACGCTCACAATCAGCGACAACGGAATCGGCATGACAGCCGACGAAGTAAAGCGATACATCAATCAAGTTGCATTTTCAAGCGCAGAGGACTTTTTAGAAAAATACAAACAAGACAGCGATGCAATCATCGGTCACTTTGGCCTGGGCTTTTATTCAAGCTTTATGGTTGCCGAACGTGTTGAGATAAAAACGCTCTCGGCTCGCCCTGACAGCGCTCCAGTCTGCTGGAGCTGTGATGGTTCACCGAATTATTCACTAACAGAAGGAGAGCGCAATCATCCAGGAACAGACATCGTCCTGCATCTTATGGAGGACGAGCTCGAATACCTAGAGCCATCAAGGATCAAAACCCTCATCAACACCTACTGCGACTTCATGGCAGTACCGGTTCAATTAGAGGGTGAAACGATCAATAAAATGAATGCGCCTTGGCGACGCAGCGCCAGAGAGTTGGAAGACCAGGATTACATCGATCTCTATCGTTATCTCTATCCATTTCAAGGGGATCCATTGCTGTGGGTTCATCTAAACACCGATTATCCTTACAGCCTTCAAGGAATTCTCTTTTTCCCGAAGCAAACAGGCCGGGCAGACTGGGAAAAAGGAGAAATCAAACTGTACTGCAATCAAGTTTTTGTCAGTGACTCAATTAAAGAAGTCGTTCCACGCTACCTCCTACCCCTTCGTGGAGTCCTCGACTCGCCTGATATCCCTCTAAACGTCAGCCGCAGCGCCCTGCAAACAGATCGACGTGTGCGATCCATTGGCCAGTTCGTCTCCAAAAAAGTAGCCGATAAACTCCGAGACCTCAAGAAAGACAATCCCGATTACTACGCAGAGGTATGGGATTCGGTTGCACCTTTTGTCAAAATCGGTGCGATGGAAGACGAGAAATTTGCTGAGCAGGTATCCGAATTGATTCTTTTCCAGACAACAGCAGACAAAGATACAGCTGCCAACCTGATGACTGGCAGCGAGCGAACATACACAACGATTTCAGCCTACAGAGAGCGACAAACAGGAGACGACCAAAAACGTGTTCTCTACTGCACAGATGAGATTGCACAAGCTGGTGCACTTTCACTGTGGAAAGGACAAGGTGCAGAAGTCATCTTCGCTGAAACGGTATTAGACAGTCAATTCATACCCTGGCTCGAATCGAAAGAAACCGAACTTACATTTCAACGTGTTGACTCAGAACTGGATTCCAGTCTTCAGGATGATCAACCAGAATTAAGCGATCAAGAAGGAGAAACCAAAAGTGAGACCCTTAGAACATTGATCAAAAAAGCACTGAATAACGACAAAGTGACTGTTCAGGTTCAGTCTTTGAAAGGCGGATCTGAAGCACCTGCTGCCTTAATTCTACTACCAGAGCAAATGCGCCGAATGAACGACATCGGGGCACTAATGGAACAAAGGCTCCCTGGCCTGCCCGACTACCACATCCTGCTGGTCAACCGACAACATCCCTTGGTCGAGTCTCTGCTGAGTCTGGAATCGGGGTCGGTCGTCATCGCTGACGGAGCCTCATCTCCCAGCCACAAGCTGGCGGTGGACCTGGCTCAACACCTGTACGATCTGGCGCGCCTCGCAGTTGGTGGATTAGAGCCAACAGAGCTTGGCGGCTTTCAAGCCAGAGCCACCATGCTGATGTCCAACCTCCTGGAGCAGAGAACATGA